A single window of Anaerocolumna chitinilytica DNA harbors:
- a CDS encoding oxidoreductase, with translation MKYPHLFSPLKINSIMVSNRIIANPVGHVYEDKALGRPGVVIAGSVITQPGKSSWASPEEPYGFHKYEVEKTRQRILTAHRGGAKASIELGHAGQYARVAAGDFAIGPTSYTRADGVEVRAMDEAMMEEVIYWFAQAAKDAKEVGFDMIFLHFGHGWLVTEFLSPLFNKREDEYGGPIKNRMKFPLRILKAIREAVGPLFPVEMRVSATEWMPGGIEFDDVLTFIKAAQEYIDMVQISCGLDIEHEANVYMATTNFSEHMPNVKYAKVVKENVNILVSVVGAIMNPEEAEGLIADGIVDMVALGRPLVADPDWPIKALEERAEDIIPCIRCLQCYHISTNRRNVGCSVNPRYTNEAWVPRVLSKAEKKRRVVIIGAGPAGCKAALTAEERGHEVILLEKENYIGGAIHYVAMEYFKEDIKAYLEYLKAQLAKSKVEVRLGTEATPELVKALKPDTVIIAVGAEPAAPPIPGIQQPNVIGFYDAITKEEEVGENVVVIGGGTIGAEIGLELALLKGKNVTVVEMTDTIAAQGNMLYKIALRHKMEEAKTLSVMLEARCKEILSDCVRVIDKEGKEVTLPADTVIIATGVRANRKLAESFYGIVPMTYMVGDCERPRKIQEATLEGYTIASEL, from the coding sequence ATGAAGTACCCACATTTATTTTCACCCTTAAAAATTAACTCTATTATGGTCAGTAACCGAATCATTGCAAATCCAGTAGGTCATGTGTATGAAGATAAAGCCCTGGGACGACCAGGAGTTGTAATAGCCGGATCAGTGATTACCCAACCCGGTAAGTCTTCCTGGGCTTCTCCGGAAGAACCCTACGGCTTTCATAAATATGAAGTAGAAAAAACAAGGCAGAGAATATTGACTGCCCATAGAGGCGGTGCAAAAGCTTCTATAGAGCTTGGACATGCTGGCCAGTATGCTCGTGTGGCTGCCGGTGACTTTGCCATTGGACCTACTTCCTATACCAGAGCGGATGGCGTGGAAGTACGGGCAATGGATGAAGCCATGATGGAAGAGGTTATCTATTGGTTTGCCCAAGCCGCAAAAGATGCCAAGGAGGTAGGCTTTGATATGATATTCCTGCACTTTGGTCATGGCTGGCTGGTAACAGAATTCCTGTCACCTCTTTTTAACAAAAGGGAGGATGAATATGGCGGTCCTATCAAAAACAGAATGAAGTTTCCCCTACGGATCTTAAAAGCCATCAGAGAAGCAGTTGGTCCTTTATTTCCCGTTGAGATGCGTGTTTCTGCCACTGAGTGGATGCCAGGTGGTATTGAATTTGATGATGTATTAACTTTCATTAAAGCCGCCCAGGAATATATCGATATGGTTCAAATATCCTGTGGACTTGATATTGAACATGAAGCCAATGTTTATATGGCTACGACGAATTTCTCAGAGCATATGCCAAACGTAAAATATGCCAAGGTAGTAAAAGAGAATGTGAATATTCTGGTATCTGTTGTTGGTGCCATCATGAATCCGGAGGAAGCAGAAGGTCTGATAGCAGATGGTATTGTAGATATGGTTGCTCTGGGAAGACCATTGGTGGCGGACCCGGACTGGCCGATAAAGGCGTTAGAGGAAAGAGCGGAGGATATCATACCTTGTATCAGATGCCTTCAGTGCTACCATATCTCCACGAACCGCAGAAATGTGGGCTGTTCTGTGAATCCCAGATATACCAATGAAGCCTGGGTGCCAAGGGTATTATCTAAGGCAGAGAAAAAACGCAGAGTAGTGATTATCGGTGCGGGACCTGCCGGATGTAAAGCAGCGCTGACAGCTGAGGAAAGAGGCCATGAAGTAATCCTGCTGGAAAAAGAGAATTATATCGGCGGCGCAATCCATTATGTCGCAATGGAATATTTTAAAGAGGATATCAAAGCTTATCTGGAGTATCTGAAAGCCCAGCTGGCGAAATCCAAGGTTGAGGTAAGACTAGGTACGGAAGCAACACCGGAGCTGGTGAAAGCTCTGAAACCGGACACCGTCATTATAGCGGTCGGAGCAGAACCGGCAGCACCACCCATACCAGGCATACAGCAGCCCAATGTAATAGGATTCTATGATGCGATTACGAAGGAAGAAGAAGTCGGAGAGAATGTCGTAGTAATCGGTGGTGGTACCATTGGAGCTGAAATAGGTCTGGAACTAGCCTTGTTAAAAGGTAAGAATGTTACCGTTGTAGAAATGACTGATACCATCGCAGCACAGGGCAATATGCTGTATAAGATTGCGCTACGTCATAAAATGGAAGAAGCAAAGACCTTATCCGTTATGCTGGAAGCCAGATGTAAGGAAATACTCAGCGACTGCGTCCGTGTAATTGATAAAGAGGGTAAGGAAGTGACACTTCCTGCAGATACTGTCATTATCGCTACAGGGGTCAGAGCGAACCGTAAACTGGCAGAAAGCTTTTATGGAATTGTGCCTATGACCTACATGGTAGGTGATTGTGAAAGGCCTAGAAAAATACAAGAAGCAACACTGGAAGGTTACACCATTGCTTCCGAGCTATAA
- the nagA gene encoding N-acetylglucosamine-6-phosphate deacetylase gives MHRIKIINGNIITPYRLLERGTIVIEDGVISCVSKEEVAVQEAEVIDAKGHYIAPGFIDIHTHGGGGFDFMDATVEAYLGAAKTHARYGTTAIVPTTLTSTNEGLKQSFEAFRKSKSLNKLGAELIGLHLEGPYFSPEQKGAQDPRYIRVPLREEYEQILDWSKDIIRWSAAPEITGAMEFARYARNKGVLMSIGHSDAIGEKVAEAFENGFSHITHLYSAMSGVKRVNALRVSGVIESAFLLDEMTVEVIADGIHIPADLLNLVYKIKGASKTVLITDSMRAAGMGEGPSILGSLKDGIEVFVEDGVAKLPDRKAFAGSVVTADRLVRTMVKTAGVPLMDAIRMISSTPAKVIGIDDRKGSLVPGKDGDVVIFDAEINIKATIIKGKMVYEKKLMN, from the coding sequence ATGCATAGAATAAAAATTATTAATGGTAATATTATAACTCCGTACAGATTGCTTGAGAGAGGAACGATTGTCATCGAAGACGGAGTTATTTCGTGCGTCTCAAAGGAAGAGGTAGCTGTACAAGAGGCGGAAGTAATAGATGCAAAGGGGCATTATATAGCTCCTGGATTTATTGATATTCATACCCATGGGGGCGGTGGCTTTGACTTCATGGATGCAACGGTAGAAGCTTATCTTGGTGCGGCTAAAACCCATGCCAGGTATGGAACGACTGCAATTGTTCCCACTACCCTTACCAGCACCAATGAAGGTCTAAAGCAATCTTTTGAAGCCTTTAGAAAATCAAAGTCCTTAAATAAACTTGGGGCAGAATTGATAGGATTACACCTGGAAGGACCGTATTTTTCACCGGAACAAAAGGGTGCCCAGGACCCCAGATATATCAGGGTACCATTAAGAGAAGAGTATGAACAAATCCTTGATTGGAGTAAAGATATTATCAGATGGAGTGCAGCTCCTGAAATTACAGGTGCGATGGAGTTTGCCAGATATGCCAGGAATAAAGGTGTCTTAATGTCTATTGGACATTCCGATGCAATCGGGGAAAAGGTAGCAGAGGCCTTTGAAAATGGCTTTTCACATATAACCCATTTGTATTCAGCTATGTCAGGTGTAAAAAGAGTAAATGCATTACGGGTATCGGGAGTAATTGAGAGTGCTTTTTTATTAGATGAAATGACAGTAGAGGTTATAGCAGACGGAATACATATTCCGGCGGACCTCCTTAATCTGGTCTACAAAATAAAAGGAGCATCCAAAACAGTACTGATTACTGATTCTATGCGTGCAGCAGGTATGGGAGAAGGACCAAGTATATTAGGCAGTCTAAAAGATGGCATAGAAGTCTTTGTGGAGGACGGAGTTGCCAAGCTGCCTGATCGGAAGGCCTTTGCGGGCAGTGTTGTTACCGCCGACAGGCTTGTAAGGACAATGGTTAAAACAGCCGGAGTACCTTTGATGGATGCTATAAGAATGATTTCCAGTACACCGGCCAAGGTTATAGGCATCGATGATAGAAAGGGAAGTCTGGTACCGGGTAAGGATGGGGATGTGGTAATATTTGATGCAGAAATAAACATAAAGGCTACAATTATTAAAGGAAAAATGGTATATGAAAAGAAATTGATGAACTAG
- a CDS encoding RDD family protein codes for MLKQAPVTKRFIAFIIDWYIASLLGSVPVIIFQSIQGRDLIITNTLEGLSLGLAWTAGIAALLCHFFYYCIVPYRFKNKGHTGQTLGWRMMRLQLLPSDKVRADVTRGSVSKGVARVNTARVDASLRDTTQGAASVNLKSLFLRHMIFFVLLQGYLTTSNIYIITLIKMSFHIDVVAYSQTFYYITSLISLAVYFLSKRKQLLQDKLSQTMLYELEPVKEPQNLSSLQKHANALKMP; via the coding sequence ATGTTAAAACAAGCACCTGTAACTAAACGATTTATCGCCTTTATTATTGATTGGTATATTGCTTCTTTATTGGGAAGTGTACCCGTAATTATATTTCAATCCATCCAAGGCAGAGATCTAATCATTACAAATACCCTGGAGGGTCTTTCCCTTGGTTTGGCATGGACAGCCGGAATCGCCGCCCTCCTCTGTCATTTCTTCTACTACTGTATTGTACCTTACCGATTCAAAAATAAGGGACATACCGGACAGACCCTTGGGTGGCGCATGATGCGTTTGCAACTGCTTCCCTCTGACAAAGTACGAGCGGATGTAACCCGGGGGAGCGTATCCAAGGGCGTAGCCCGAGTGAACACCGCCCGAGTGGATGCAAGCCTGAGGGACACAACCCAGGGAGCAGCCTCCGTCAACCTGAAGTCGCTCTTTCTACGTCACATGATATTCTTTGTGCTGCTGCAGGGATATTTAACCACCTCCAACATTTATATCATTACACTGATTAAAATGTCCTTTCATATTGATGTGGTAGCGTATTCTCAAACTTTTTACTATATAACTTCACTCATTTCACTCGCCGTTTATTTTCTGAGCAAAAGAAAGCAGCTGCTCCAGGACAAATTATCCCAAACTATGCTTTATGAATTAGAACCGGTTAAGGAACCCCAGAACCTTTCAAGCCTTCAAAAGCATGCAAATGCTCTTAAAATGCCTTGA
- a CDS encoding PTS sugar transporter subunit IIB, whose product MYRIALVCENGASTGMVVRKMQAAAEKKAIEAEIKAYPFTQLENFIEEKDVILFGPQLAYKLTQAKKTFEKYADKMETISPVDFGMMNGEKILNDAIKIADK is encoded by the coding sequence ATGTATAGGATAGCATTGGTATGTGAAAATGGTGCCAGTACCGGGATGGTAGTACGTAAAATGCAGGCTGCAGCTGAAAAAAAGGCAATAGAAGCAGAGATAAAAGCGTACCCATTTACACAACTGGAGAATTTTATTGAAGAAAAAGATGTAATATTGTTCGGACCCCAGCTGGCGTATAAGTTAACCCAGGCAAAGAAGACTTTTGAGAAATATGCAGATAAGATGGAAACCATAAGTCCGGTGGATTTTGGAATGATGAACGGAGAAAAAATACTAAACGATGCAATTAAGATTGCCGACAAATAA
- a CDS encoding PTS sugar transporter subunit IIC: MNKLIDSLQKALMPLANKISAIKFLSALGATFQILLPIIMIGSFSCLGAFLNIPAWQSFVTGTGLASVFMTVQSLTLSIITLYIAFVLPYQYATKIGGAPLSSAITTFMTFLLVTPTELYTNIPEKWLGFPGLFTCMIITVIVVRLSKLLVDKGLYIHMPDGVPPMVEESFKAMLPTLIFAVVGITINVLMAKTSFGSIHQVIYTFIQTPLQSFGLSFPAYLFVQVLSTLFMFCGIHGNAIFSIISPLTMNASAENLSALAAGTPLPHIIIDSFSVLCQPGGIGGTFGLAFLMAFAAKSKRMKTLGRLSIVPAIFGINEPLLFGIPIMLNPLLFIPYVLNPIICTSISYISIAVGITPRLTGTTVNWTMPTIISGFLAQGIPTAVLQIILILITTLIWFPFFRLVDRQIVKEESVAAE; encoded by the coding sequence ATGAATAAATTAATTGATTCATTGCAAAAAGCTTTGATGCCGTTAGCAAATAAGATCAGCGCAATCAAATTCTTAAGTGCGTTGGGAGCTACGTTCCAGATATTGCTGCCAATTATTATGATTGGTTCCTTTTCCTGCCTTGGTGCGTTTTTAAATATTCCTGCCTGGCAGAGCTTTGTAACCGGCACAGGACTCGCTTCTGTATTCATGACAGTTCAGTCCCTGACGCTTAGTATAATTACGCTTTACATAGCTTTTGTATTGCCGTATCAATACGCAACCAAAATTGGAGGAGCTCCTCTTTCCAGTGCAATCACAACCTTTATGACTTTTCTTTTGGTTACTCCTACGGAACTTTATACCAACATTCCCGAAAAATGGTTAGGTTTCCCCGGTTTATTTACCTGCATGATTATTACTGTGATTGTAGTAAGACTTAGCAAGCTATTGGTTGATAAGGGCTTGTATATCCATATGCCCGATGGCGTACCCCCTATGGTGGAAGAGTCTTTTAAAGCGATGCTACCTACATTAATATTTGCTGTTGTGGGTATAACAATCAATGTTTTAATGGCAAAGACCAGCTTTGGAAGCATTCATCAGGTGATTTATACCTTTATTCAGACTCCTTTACAGAGCTTTGGCCTCTCCTTCCCGGCTTATCTGTTTGTACAGGTTCTGTCAACCCTGTTTATGTTCTGCGGTATTCATGGAAATGCGATTTTTAGTATTATTTCTCCTCTTACCATGAATGCATCTGCTGAAAACCTCAGCGCATTGGCTGCAGGAACACCGCTGCCTCATATTATAATCGATTCCTTCTCCGTATTGTGCCAGCCCGGTGGTATCGGCGGTACTTTCGGACTTGCATTCCTGATGGCATTTGCAGCTAAGAGCAAGAGAATGAAGACTTTGGGAAGATTATCAATTGTACCTGCTATCTTCGGTATCAATGAGCCCCTGTTATTCGGTATTCCCATTATGTTAAACCCTTTATTATTCATTCCTTATGTTTTGAATCCAATCATTTGTACCTCCATCAGTTATATTTCTATCGCGGTTGGGATTACACCCAGACTTACCGGAACAACGGTTAACTGGACAATGCCTACGATTATATCCGGCTTTCTTGCCCAGGGTATTCCGACGGCAGTACTTCAGATCATATTAATTCTCATTACTACGCTGATTTGGTTCCCGTTCTTTAGACTTGTAGACAGACAGATTGTAAAAGAAGAATCCGTAGCAGCAGAATAG
- a CDS encoding BglG family transcription antiterminator: MKDKKYQVLTYLSQQKSWVTAVEISVALSYSVRSVKSYIADLNSAYPDIIASSRNGFLLENFSLASQILNTSPSSIPQNSEGRISYIIKKLIMEGLSYNLDQMAEDLCISPLTLTNEISRLKSKLGEFDLVFKSKNNIGSIEGSEKNKKKLISHLIYEDTKDFCCNLESLQVYLPNLDLKIVKHIITDILLKHQLFIDDFALMNFILHVGITMERSREGASSKESLPENVDDIIAPFILEIMEKMAKEIKQYFNITLTSGDIYDLSLLLMSQVVPENLMDSKKTSLEDVITPEIHELIELIQNKVRNTYRFNLNSQDFILRFALHLRNMLVRLKHNIHLRNPQFLTIKNTCPFIYDVSVFIADIINQREGCILSEDEIAYIALHIGVLIEEQRALMNKVMVLIVCPQYYSIHLNLVKKIGMIFEDDIIIAGVISSSDEIINYKDYQFIISTIPIIPHPSVPLIQIPVQMGNKDIGAITSVIESIKKQQLKMKMENKLKFLFYEDLIFFNQDFPSEKEAITFMADALEQQGFVDADFKESIFERESISSSAYTNIAMPHPFEMCSKQTAIAVSVHPSGINWKNNKVNIIFMLAIQEDDRPIFRDIFDFVTEIISDNRYLHALVSTKSYQEFIDLLVSLV; the protein is encoded by the coding sequence GTGAAAGATAAAAAATATCAGGTATTAACTTATCTAAGCCAGCAGAAATCATGGGTTACCGCCGTTGAAATCTCCGTTGCTCTAAGTTACTCCGTACGCAGTGTAAAATCTTACATTGCTGATTTAAATTCAGCCTACCCGGATATTATTGCCTCTTCCCGCAATGGCTTCCTATTGGAGAACTTTTCTCTGGCTTCTCAGATTCTTAATACCTCACCCTCCTCTATTCCGCAGAATTCAGAAGGACGGATTTCTTATATCATAAAGAAATTAATTATGGAAGGGCTTTCTTATAATCTGGATCAAATGGCGGAGGACCTATGTATCTCTCCTTTGACCCTGACCAACGAAATCAGCAGGCTGAAATCCAAGCTGGGTGAATTTGATTTAGTATTTAAGAGCAAAAACAATATCGGAAGTATTGAAGGTTCCGAAAAGAATAAGAAAAAATTAATATCCCATCTAATCTATGAGGATACAAAGGATTTCTGCTGCAATCTTGAATCCTTACAGGTTTATCTGCCGAATCTTGACCTTAAGATAGTAAAGCATATTATCACGGATATTCTGTTAAAGCATCAATTATTTATCGATGATTTTGCTTTGATGAATTTTATCCTCCATGTAGGTATTACGATGGAGCGTTCCAGAGAAGGAGCAAGCTCTAAGGAATCCCTGCCTGAGAATGTGGACGACATCATTGCTCCCTTCATCCTGGAAATTATGGAGAAAATGGCAAAAGAGATAAAGCAGTATTTTAACATCACCCTTACCTCCGGCGATATTTATGATTTATCACTTCTTCTAATGTCCCAGGTGGTACCTGAAAATCTGATGGATTCAAAGAAAACTTCGTTAGAAGATGTCATTACGCCTGAAATCCATGAGTTAATAGAATTAATTCAGAATAAAGTACGTAACACTTACCGCTTTAATCTAAACAGCCAGGATTTTATCCTTCGCTTTGCACTGCATCTGCGTAATATGCTGGTAAGGTTAAAGCATAATATCCACCTGCGCAATCCGCAGTTTTTGACCATAAAGAATACCTGTCCTTTTATATACGATGTTTCTGTTTTTATCGCTGATATCATCAACCAGCGGGAAGGCTGTATTCTATCCGAAGATGAGATTGCTTATATCGCCCTGCATATCGGTGTATTGATTGAAGAGCAGCGGGCATTGATGAATAAGGTCATGGTATTAATTGTGTGCCCGCAATATTATTCCATTCATCTGAATCTGGTAAAAAAGATTGGTATGATATTTGAAGATGACATCATTATCGCCGGAGTCATATCTTCCTCCGATGAAATAATAAACTACAAGGATTATCAGTTTATTATCTCCACAATTCCGATTATTCCTCATCCGTCTGTTCCCCTGATACAGATTCCGGTTCAGATGGGAAATAAAGATATCGGAGCTATAACTTCCGTCATTGAAAGTATCAAAAAACAACAGTTAAAAATGAAAATGGAGAACAAACTGAAATTCCTTTTTTATGAGGATTTGATTTTCTTCAATCAGGACTTTCCTTCTGAAAAAGAAGCTATTACTTTTATGGCCGATGCTCTAGAACAGCAGGGATTTGTAGATGCAGATTTCAAAGAAAGTATTTTTGAACGGGAATCTATTAGTTCCAGTGCTTATACCAATATTGCCATGCCTCACCCCTTTGAGATGTGTTCAAAGCAGACAGCCATTGCAGTGTCTGTTCATCCCTCCGGAATCAATTGGAAGAACAACAAGGTCAATATCATCTTTATGTTGGCCATCCAGGAGGATGACCGTCCGATATTCCGGGATATCTTTGATTTTGTAACAGAAATCATATCCGATAACCGGTATCTGCATGCACTGGTATCAACGAAATCTTATCAGGAATTTATTGATTTACTTGTTTCACTAGTTTAA
- a CDS encoding 6-phospho-beta-glucosidase, whose translation MSTLQNNFLWGGAVAANQCEGAYCADGKGISSADCITAGTVDKARVYTDGIVAGENYPSHEAIDFYHRYKEDIAMFAEMGFKCFRTSISWSRIFPLGDEAEPNEKGLQFYDDLFDECLKYGIQPVVTISHYETPYGLVQKCGSWRSRKMIDCYLKFCETIFKRYQSKVKYWMTFNEINVIILHPVMAAGIRIGKDENYNQVVYQAAHNMLVASAKAVSLGHSINPDFKIGMMMLYPTFYGETCHPLDQLKCMEAIDCHYLFSDVQVRGEYSRKALSFFRRNGIHLEMATEDALALKDGTVDYIGFSYYNSNVASHQMEKDMTGGNMLNAIKNPYLKASDWGWTVDPVGLRIALNNLYDRYQLPLFIVENGLGAVDKIEADGTIQDDYRIAYLREHIKQMKLAVGEDGVELIGYTPWGCIDLVSAGTGEMKKRYGFIYVDKDNEGKGSLNRKKKASFDWYKKVIASNGEDLEEEVGLL comes from the coding sequence ATGTCAACATTACAGAATAACTTTTTATGGGGAGGGGCAGTGGCTGCAAACCAATGTGAAGGGGCTTATTGTGCTGATGGAAAAGGCATCAGTTCGGCGGACTGTATTACAGCAGGCACGGTCGATAAGGCTAGAGTGTATACGGACGGTATTGTGGCAGGGGAAAATTATCCAAGCCATGAAGCCATTGATTTCTATCATCGCTATAAAGAAGACATTGCAATGTTTGCAGAAATGGGCTTTAAGTGCTTTAGGACCTCCATCAGCTGGTCCAGGATTTTTCCTCTTGGCGATGAAGCAGAACCAAATGAAAAAGGTCTTCAGTTTTATGATGATTTATTTGATGAATGTTTAAAATATGGGATTCAGCCAGTTGTTACGATTTCTCATTATGAAACCCCCTATGGGCTGGTACAAAAGTGTGGGAGTTGGCGCAGCAGGAAAATGATAGATTGTTATCTGAAATTCTGTGAAACAATATTCAAACGTTACCAATCCAAGGTGAAATACTGGATGACCTTTAATGAAATTAATGTCATTATATTACATCCGGTAATGGCTGCCGGTATACGGATAGGAAAGGACGAAAACTATAATCAGGTAGTATATCAGGCGGCCCACAATATGCTAGTTGCCAGCGCGAAGGCAGTTAGCCTGGGGCATTCCATTAACCCTGATTTTAAGATAGGAATGATGATGCTATATCCCACCTTTTATGGAGAAACCTGTCATCCCTTAGACCAGTTGAAGTGCATGGAAGCAATTGATTGTCATTATTTATTTTCTGATGTTCAGGTAAGAGGAGAATATTCCCGTAAGGCGCTTAGCTTCTTTCGCCGTAATGGGATTCATCTGGAAATGGCGACAGAGGATGCCCTGGCGCTGAAGGATGGTACGGTAGATTATATTGGTTTTAGTTATTACAACTCCAATGTGGCCTCACATCAGATGGAGAAAGATATGACCGGCGGCAATATGCTGAATGCGATTAAAAACCCTTATCTAAAGGCTTCTGATTGGGGATGGACAGTAGATCCTGTCGGACTGCGGATTGCCTTGAATAATTTATACGACCGTTATCAGCTTCCTCTGTTTATTGTTGAAAATGGGTTGGGAGCAGTGGATAAGATTGAGGCAGACGGGACTATACAGGATGATTACCGGATTGCTTATCTGAGAGAGCACATCAAACAGATGAAACTGGCTGTAGGTGAGGACGGAGTAGAGCTGATTGGATATACCCCCTGGGGCTGTATCGATTTGGTATCTGCCGGTACCGGTGAGATGAAGAAACGCTATGGTTTTATATATGTGGACAAAGACAATGAGGGAAAAGGAAGTTTAAACCGAAAGAAAAAAGCTTCTTTTGACTGGTATAAAAAAGTAATCGCCAGCAATGGTGAGGACCTGGAAGAAGAGGTAGGTTTATTATGA
- a CDS encoding family 20 glycosylhydrolase: MNIIPMPKNLTEGQLLQNGIPSGIYIYTNVNGFLVEYTKALFQQDILLKATVPFFFLQISDEFDFYMEHLPEILQDKEEGYILKIGTKGTVIAAGSSKGLFYGIQTFLQIRELGCDRELEIIDWPDNGIRGYHFESRFGIPKFERIIGIIDELCRYKFNTILMELEDKFPYDELKGITSENALDKEQLQEIVRYANDRYIEIIPLQQTLGHVEYILKNDDYYHMREVRSGVVNSELPFSFNPIGNLSFNDIDEFCPSNEETNDLIEKMCREMADKYPSSKYIHIGCDEAWNLIHCELCKEKYGENGYHKVFLEHTNRVAKVVTALGKSPVIWDDLLRGFSDEEFELLDKNIVIMCWLYYEGDLEKGITLINKYKKAGFQVIGASSAKCCEGMSSDYLDMPNMKDRLININDWSILSTRFDLMGVITTVWSNYTGTIAPPHPFFDTMWYPLIYSADKYWNTATDDQEFEKRFLKNFFGVDGIEDCFGNESDLVYEKASLLTTSCKRNKYIAEVYKFTSLLSVYRQKSMATYREMYKLCDGTPVREKSIVVKKIEELKTMREYLKPEIARLININFHKTDVNEFVNSRFLMDEKLYHKFKCELL; this comes from the coding sequence ATGAACATAATACCAATGCCCAAAAACCTAACGGAAGGCCAGCTTCTGCAGAATGGTATTCCTTCAGGAATATATATATATACCAATGTAAACGGATTTCTGGTGGAGTATACCAAAGCTCTGTTCCAACAGGATATCTTGCTGAAAGCTACAGTTCCATTCTTTTTTTTGCAGATATCAGATGAATTTGACTTTTATATGGAACATTTGCCTGAAATATTACAAGATAAAGAAGAGGGGTATATATTAAAGATTGGAACGAAAGGAACGGTTATTGCAGCCGGGAGCAGTAAAGGTCTATTCTACGGGATACAAACCTTTTTACAAATAAGAGAATTGGGGTGTGACAGAGAACTTGAAATAATTGATTGGCCGGATAATGGTATCAGAGGATACCATTTTGAATCGAGATTTGGCATTCCGAAATTTGAAAGAATAATAGGGATTATCGATGAACTGTGCAGATACAAGTTCAATACCATTCTAATGGAATTGGAAGACAAATTCCCATATGATGAGCTTAAGGGAATAACCTCGGAGAATGCTCTAGATAAAGAGCAATTACAAGAAATCGTCCGGTACGCAAATGACAGGTACATTGAAATAATACCCCTTCAGCAGACCCTGGGACATGTTGAATACATATTGAAAAATGATGACTACTATCATATGAGGGAAGTAAGAAGCGGTGTGGTAAATAGTGAACTTCCTTTTTCCTTCAATCCCATAGGCAATCTTTCCTTTAATGATATCGACGAGTTTTGCCCATCCAATGAAGAAACCAATGATTTGATAGAAAAAATGTGCAGGGAGATGGCGGATAAGTATCCCTCAAGCAAGTATATACATATAGGCTGTGACGAGGCTTGGAATTTAATCCACTGTGAATTGTGCAAAGAAAAGTATGGGGAGAATGGATATCATAAGGTTTTTCTGGAACACACAAACCGTGTGGCCAAAGTTGTTACAGCATTGGGCAAATCACCGGTTATCTGGGATGATTTACTGAGAGGCTTTTCAGATGAAGAATTTGAGTTACTGGATAAGAACATCGTAATTATGTGCTGGCTTTATTATGAGGGTGATCTGGAAAAAGGGATAACCTTGATTAATAAATATAAGAAAGCTGGTTTTCAGGTAATAGGAGCTTCCTCAGCGAAATGTTGTGAAGGAATGAGTTCGGATTACCTTGATATGCCCAATATGAAAGACCGCCTGATAAACATTAATGACTGGAGCATATTATCAACAAGGTTTGATTTGATGGGTGTAATAACTACAGTCTGGTCAAATTACACCGGTACCATAGCACCCCCGCACCCATTCTTTGATACTATGTGGTATCCGCTTATTTATTCGGCAGATAAATACTGGAATACAGCTACCGATGATCAAGAGTTCGAGAAGAGATTTCTTAAGAATTTCTTCGGAGTGGATGGTATTGAAGATTGCTTTGGAAATGAAAGTGATTTAGTGTACGAAAAAGCTTCCCTCCTTACCACAAGCTGCAAAAGAAATAAGTATATTGCAGAGGTGTACAAATTCACTTCTTTGCTTTCTGTCTACAGGCAGAAAAGTATGGCAACCTACAGGGAAATGTATAAACTGTGCGATGGAACACCGGTAAGAGAAAAATCCATTGTGGTAAAGAAAATCGAAGAGCTAAAGACCATGAGAGAATACCTGAAGCCTGAGATTGCAAGATTGATAAATATAAACTTTCATAAAACCGATGTAAATGAATTTGTAAATTCCAGATTTTTAATGGATGAAAAGCTTTATCACAAATTTAAATGTGAATTATTATGA
- a CDS encoding PTS lactose/cellobiose transporter subunit IIA, whose amino-acid sequence MDGIEKSMEIIAYGGEGKSLAMQAIQKARVGAFLEAEELLKQADEAIVKCHQQHSELLFYDAEHNDLQISMLLVHAADHLTSADIIREMAEEIVHMYKEIKNV is encoded by the coding sequence ATGGACGGAATTGAGAAAAGCATGGAAATCATTGCGTATGGCGGCGAAGGCAAGAGCCTTGCTATGCAGGCAATACAAAAAGCAAGAGTAGGAGCCTTTCTGGAAGCAGAAGAATTACTGAAACAAGCAGACGAGGCCATTGTGAAATGCCACCAGCAGCATAGTGAATTACTGTTTTATGATGCAGAGCATAATGATTTACAGATTTCAATGCTTTTGGTGCATGCCGCAGACCACTTGACGAGTGCTGACATTATTAGAGAGATGGCAGAAGAAATCGTTCATATGTATAAGGAGATTAAAAATGTATAG